ACGGACGATTAAAGTCTATGGCAATGGCGGCGCGACCTTGCCACAAGTTGCGGGACTTTATCCGCATGACGACCTGGTGGAGAATGCGTTGTTGGCGCAAGGTGCTGGCGACGGCAGCTTCGACGCCAACGATTACGTTGCATTTTATACTCCGGGACTCGGACGTTGGGAAGACAGCGACACCGTGGACCGCTACATTTATTTCCCGAATTTCTACTCCGACACGGCGTTCTACTTTGTGACTTGGGGAGGCGCAAATGGAAGAAGAATCACTGCATTCCCATCCGCTGCGAATCCAAACTTTACCCCGACCTACACGACCAAGTTCGGGCACTACGAAGTAGACAAAGACAATACCATCACTTCTGGCAGGCTTTGGATGGGCGAGCGGTTTGACCTCACAACCACGCAGTCCTTCAATTTCAACCTACCCAATATCGTTTCCGGATCCAATGTGCTCACCTCCGTACGTACAGGTGCGCGCTCCACAGGTGTGGGAAGTAAATTCACCATTCGTGAAGGCGGCACTGCCTATGCTGAATTGACCATGAACGCCACGAGTACGGTCTATGGTACGACGGATTATTACTGCGACAATGCGACATTCAATATCCCTTCAACAAAAATTGCTGACGGGCAATTGAATCTTGAATTGATCTACAATAAGCCCACCACTTCCTCTGTCGGCTATTTGGATTACATCGAATATCAGTTTCAACAGGAACTGAACCTTGCGGGCCAAAACTATTTCTACTTTACCGCCACCGACAACGTTGGCCCGGGGCAGGTCTTCAACTATCAACTTGGTGGCGCAAATCCCGGCTATCAGATTTGGGACGTGACTGACCCGCTCAACGTACGCCCCATCGTCAGCACTTTGAATGGGAACACTTTGACCTTTGCGGTGGAGGCCGACAGCAACAAGCGCTTCGTTGCCTTTAATGGCAGCGGATTCAAAAGGCCTTCGGGTGCCAAATTGGTTCCCAACCAAAATCTCCATGCGCTCACGCAAGCCGAATTTCTGATTGTCACTCACCCCGATTTCTGGGATGATGCCACAAGGCTTGCCGACTTCCACCGTTCGCACTATGGCCAATCGGTCAACGTGGTGCGTGTGGGTGAAATTTTCAATGAATTCAGCTCCGGAGCACAGGATCCAACAGCGATCCGTGACTTTGCCAAGATGTTTTACGACCGCGGGCAGCAAGGTGGCACGCCGCTCCGCTACATGCTTTTGTTTGGCGATGGATCGTATGATTACAAGGCCATTCAAACGCCGGTCAATACCAATTTTATTCCGACGTATCAAAGCCGTGGTTCGCAGTTGCCTACCCGCAGCTACACGAGCGACGACTATTATGGCTTTTTGGATGATGGCGAAGGTCATTGGGGCGAGCAGGCCTACAACCGTGATGCGGAGATCATTCCTTTGTTTTGGGCAGAGGGAGATGTAGCCTTGACCGACCATGGTCTGGACATTTCTGTCGGCCGTTTTCCGGTTGCCAATGCAACGGAGTCCAAAGCTGTGGTGGACAAGATCCTTGCCTACCATCAAGACTATACGAGTTATGGACCATGGCGCAACAGGGTCTTGCTTACGGCAGACCACAAAGATGACGACGGCAATTTGCATGCGACGCAGGCAGACGGCTATACGGCGCAGATCCAGGCCGGCAATCCTTGCGCCAACATCGACAAGATTTACATGGACAACTACGTCCTTGAAAACCAAGCCTCTGGCGACCGTTTTCCTGATGGCAAGGCCGCCTTGTTGAAGGCTCTCGATGAAGGCAGTCTCTTGGTCAACTACACGGGCCATGGCGGGGAAGTGGGTTGGTCCAATGCCCAAATCCTGGACATTTCCGACATCAACAAGATCGACAACGGCAACCGTTTGCCCGCCTATGTCACTGCTACCTGCGAATTTGGCCGTTGGGATGACCCCAACCGCAAAGCAGGAGCCGAGGTTTTACTCGTACGTGAAGGTGGAGGTTCGGTAGCCATGTTTACCACGGTACGCGTTGTCTTTGCCGGTCCCAACCATACCCTCAACATCAATTATTACAACGAGGTATTCAAATACGACACGCTGAATCAGCGCATGCCGACGATGGGTGAGGTCTTTATGCGCACCAAAAACGTAAGTTGGGGTGGTCAGGTCAACAACCGTAATTTCTCCCTGCTCGGAGACCCGGCCATGACCCTTGCCTATCCACACAATAAGGCGGTGGTTACAAAAATCAATGGCAATGCGGTCATCGGCAATGTCACCGACACCCTGAGTGCGCTCAATTTGATCACGATCGAAGGCGAAGCCCGCGATCAGCAAGACAATTTGATGACGACCTACAATGGCGATTTGTTCGTGACGGTGTATGACAAGCCCTCCAAATTTACGACAAGGCGTCGTCCATTTGACTTCATCTGGCAACGCAACAAGGTTTTCAAAGGTTCAGCCACGATCCAAAACGGCTTGTTTGCCTTCGAATTTGTCGTCCCGATTGACATTTCCTATGAAGACTTGCTGTCCAACCTCAATGGAAAGATCAGCATGTACTACAACAACACCACTTCTGACGGTGGCGGTTGCAACGATGATATTTTCATTGGTGGATCCGACTCGGCAGCGATCAGCGACAACCGTCCACCGGAAATGGATCTGTTCATGAACGACATCAAGTTTGCCGATGGCGGCATGGTCGGTCCTGATCCGATTTTGATTGCCGAGATTTTTGACGAAAACGGCATCAACACGGTCGGTACGGGCATTGGTCACGAGCTCACGGGGATTTTGGACAACGATGAAAGCGAAGTTTTGGTGCTCAACGACTACTATGAGGCCAACCAAAACAGTTATCAAGATGGGACCATTCGGTATCCCTTCAAGGATTTGGAGCCCGGAGAGCACAATCTCAGGGTGAAGGTCTGGGACGTCGCCAACAACAGCAGGGAAGGCGAAATCAACTTCATCGTCGCAGATGATGCCACGATGGCCCTTGGACATGTCCTCAATTACCCGAATCCATTTTCCACGAACACCAAATTTTTCATCGAGCACAACCGCAATGGCAATGCCTTGATGGTGCAGGTGAAGGTTTATTCGGTCAGTGGCAAGCTCGTCAAGACTTTGCAGGACAACTTCTTTGCAGAGGGCAACCTCTATTGTGACCTGGAATGGGATGGTCTGGACGACTATGGCGATGCCATCGGCCGTGGGGTATATGTCTACGAGGTCGTCGTGAAGGATGAGACCACTGGAGACCGAATTTCCAAGTTTGAGAAATTGGTTTTGCTGCGGTAACCAAGCCACTCCCCAAGCCCGAAGTCCAAAAAATTTTCTGGATTGGGCTTGGGGGATGGTTGGTCTAGGTTTGTATTGAAATTCAAAATGCATGCTGCCCAAATAAAAAATGTAGGTCAGGTGCTTGTTAAATGGGCCTTTTTCGTAACTTAGCCCAAATATTTAAGCCTATCGGATAATTATTCTACTTTTGTAAACGATTTTTGTGAAGGTAATAGGAACGCCTTGGGCAATTGGCCAAGGGTTAAAAGTAGAATAATAATGAGAATCAAGGGATTTATTCAGACGTTTGCTTGTGCTTCTTTGCTGTTTTTTTCGGGCAAGCTTGAGTCATTTGGGCAAGGCACCACGACAGGAGGCCAAGACATCAAGGCCATCACGACAGCGGTGCCATTCCTGATGATCGGTCCCGATTCGCGGAGCGGTGGTATCGGTGAGGCGGGTGTCGCCGTTGCAGACAATGCCAATGCCGCACACTGGAACCTTTCCGCATTGGCATTTTCCGAGAAAAAATTTGGTATCGGTCTGAGCTACACGCCTTGGTTGCGTCAGCTTGTACCGGACATCAACCTGAGCTATCTGAGTGGCTACTACAACATGGGCGAACGTGCCGGGGTGATTTCCTCCTCCTTGCGCTACTTCTCCTTGGGCAACATCATCTTCACCGACGAAAATGCGGTTGAGTATGGTAAGTTCAATGCGAATGAGTTTGCGTTTGATGCCGGTTATACCCGCAAAGTCACCGACAACTTCTCCGCTGGCGTAGGTTTGCGCTTTATTTACAGCAACTTGGCTGCGAATGCAAGTGTCAATGGTTTTGAAACCAAGCCAGGCATTTCCTTCGCCGGTGACTTGAACATGTTGTATACCAAAGATTTTGATGCCGGCGCACGTCCGCTGAATTTCCGTTGGGGCCTCAATATCTCCAACATCGGTGCCAAGATCTCCTACACCAACAGCTCCAACAAAGACTTCATCCCGACCAACTTGCGTTTGGGTGTCGCCCTCAAGGCTGGCTTGGACGATTACAACAGCCTCACGGCAACGGCAGACTTGAACAAGTTGATGGTGCCCTCCGAAGGCGGTCAAAGCAAGCAGACGTTGATCAGCGGCATGTTCTCCAGCTTTGGCGATGCTGAAGGCGGATTCTCAGAGGAATTGCAAGAGCTGAACCTCTCCACGGGTGTCGAATATTGGTACAACGACCTCTTCGCTGCCCGCGCAGGCCTTTTCTTGGAAAATGCTTCCAAAGGCAATCGCAAATTTGTCACCCTCGGCTTGGGCGTAAAGTACAGCTTCTTCGCGCTTGACTTTGCCTACCTCGCCTCCTTGAGCCAAAACCACCCGCTCCAAAACACATTGCGTTTCTCCTTGAGCTTCGCATTTGATCCGGACGGCAATCGTTGATAAGTAGTAAGTTGATTGATTTTTTATAAAGAAAGTGCCCCGACTCCCCGTTGGGGCCTTTCTTCTTTTAGGGGTGTGGGTTTTGTGGGGATTCTTATCTTTGTTGGATTCTAATTGGTTCGCTGTAAAAACATCTGCACGTGCTGAAATACCTGAAGCTAGAAAATGTAGGCCCTGCCCCACAAATGGAGCTGAACCTAGCCCCACGGCTCAACATCATCACCGGCGACAACGGCTTAGGAAAGAGCTTTTTGTTGGATGTTGCTTGGTTTGTGAATACCGGCAGCTGGCCTAGGGACATCAACCCAACGATTAGCGGGGGGTTGGTGGCGCGACCCAAACCAGGTACCGAAGGGAAGATCACGCGTAGTTACAAGGCACTAGAGGAGGGCGAGAAGGCGGTAACGTGGGTGGGAAATTTCGTGTA
The sequence above is drawn from the Bacteroidota bacterium genome and encodes:
- the porV gene encoding type IX secretion system outer membrane channel protein PorV translates to MRIKGFIQTFACASLLFFSGKLESFGQGTTTGGQDIKAITTAVPFLMIGPDSRSGGIGEAGVAVADNANAAHWNLSALAFSEKKFGIGLSYTPWLRQLVPDINLSYLSGYYNMGERAGVISSSLRYFSLGNIIFTDENAVEYGKFNANEFAFDAGYTRKVTDNFSAGVGLRFIYSNLAANASVNGFETKPGISFAGDLNMLYTKDFDAGARPLNFRWGLNISNIGAKISYTNSSNKDFIPTNLRLGVALKAGLDDYNSLTATADLNKLMVPSEGGQSKQTLISGMFSSFGDAEGGFSEELQELNLSTGVEYWYNDLFAARAGLFLENASKGNRKFVTLGLGVKYSFFALDFAYLASLSQNHPLQNTLRFSLSFAFDPDGNR
- the porU gene encoding type IX secretion system sortase PorU, giving the protein MRYSCIRFFLSLLLFASSPLLLLSQSRPASTPKESKPVSTPKPALNNNPVSAPKPVSGAVNSSSPKPASYSESFSNPKPTNASTPVSSPKAVSRFNGESGVFIPVWEKEMQVSSPVNVQEMIKAPFFTGASFDREVVNLPYYDMLVPVGKGESLTIGSVQAEGVQEVSDETFKLAMQSATLQKDAAWYPNSHVVTGQVISIRGEEFQHVQIYPILVAAGGSSYKKASTVNYSVSRKQDAARRTPDLNARQGYVNESVLRSGAFYKFGITSEGMYQLDHSFFSGLGVDPASIDPRTIKVYGNGGATLPQVAGLYPHDDLVENALLAQGAGDGSFDANDYVAFYTPGLGRWEDSDTVDRYIYFPNFYSDTAFYFVTWGGANGRRITAFPSAANPNFTPTYTTKFGHYEVDKDNTITSGRLWMGERFDLTTTQSFNFNLPNIVSGSNVLTSVRTGARSTGVGSKFTIREGGTAYAELTMNATSTVYGTTDYYCDNATFNIPSTKIADGQLNLELIYNKPTTSSVGYLDYIEYQFQQELNLAGQNYFYFTATDNVGPGQVFNYQLGGANPGYQIWDVTDPLNVRPIVSTLNGNTLTFAVEADSNKRFVAFNGSGFKRPSGAKLVPNQNLHALTQAEFLIVTHPDFWDDATRLADFHRSHYGQSVNVVRVGEIFNEFSSGAQDPTAIRDFAKMFYDRGQQGGTPLRYMLLFGDGSYDYKAIQTPVNTNFIPTYQSRGSQLPTRSYTSDDYYGFLDDGEGHWGEQAYNRDAEIIPLFWAEGDVALTDHGLDISVGRFPVANATESKAVVDKILAYHQDYTSYGPWRNRVLLTADHKDDDGNLHATQADGYTAQIQAGNPCANIDKIYMDNYVLENQASGDRFPDGKAALLKALDEGSLLVNYTGHGGEVGWSNAQILDISDINKIDNGNRLPAYVTATCEFGRWDDPNRKAGAEVLLVREGGGSVAMFTTVRVVFAGPNHTLNINYYNEVFKYDTLNQRMPTMGEVFMRTKNVSWGGQVNNRNFSLLGDPAMTLAYPHNKAVVTKINGNAVIGNVTDTLSALNLITIEGEARDQQDNLMTTYNGDLFVTVYDKPSKFTTRRRPFDFIWQRNKVFKGSATIQNGLFAFEFVVPIDISYEDLLSNLNGKISMYYNNTTSDGGGCNDDIFIGGSDSAAISDNRPPEMDLFMNDIKFADGGMVGPDPILIAEIFDENGINTVGTGIGHELTGILDNDESEVLVLNDYYEANQNSYQDGTIRYPFKDLEPGEHNLRVKVWDVANNSREGEINFIVADDATMALGHVLNYPNPFSTNTKFFIEHNRNGNALMVQVKVYSVSGKLVKTLQDNFFAEGNLYCDLEWDGLDDYGDAIGRGVYVYEVVVKDETTGDRISKFEKLVLLR